One genomic region from Candida albicans SC5314 chromosome 6, complete sequence encodes:
- the PGA60 gene encoding Pga60p (Putative GPI-anchored adhesin-like protein; hyphal-induced expression) — protein sequence MKTISILAFLVLARLIEANDLFQVKTIIDYQDLYLHINPNNFQVKLSHSSTDVFEFDESSNKLFCAGTNDIITYNKENCPYLMKFADESSSSVLGWSLDRQTLRFDHDLYFCGTKPPYSLLADPSGSANCRKLNIFRTVLEPKVEKEEEEEEYDGEEDDDDESLTEFESSTDFPTMTDESTEVEPSTTTESAISTTETSKDEESSTTVESTTTPKTTTTTSADSVTTTSKSNESLTTTESNESSTTTESKDSSTTTDESTPESSTTETDKTETTIEEQEEESTTSSQSEETEGPSGGNVDSTVAMVISAMFQGDRVYFYSDDKYITLLNGDLATFKIDDGYLQVNNNKWVNVNIERLLELVDNQEDATQGWIINDEGIFLVQDGFYSDSVSFSACGHDSGYRVYLGEENGCEPLNQFRIMNIEEDEIDETETTESTKTTETTKTTGPAETTDSAESTDDSNESSAPPPTEDPSDIPSATTTDEATVDPSDEQSIAPTSEPIDESTESEEPNESVTVTGDTTTDTSEQGLTTFTTETTATVTDCEDGDDSCTPRTTIRSTVITTHCPIVTKTEVETIVTDLTITLTTCIDETICEATTFVVSTTVVTTTLTTHSVVTEYVSSAHEGDGSSTIANEDKHNDAIVTPQETVAPDTNSPDADQEQPDSVEPDNETTDAPINVEDDATALISDEDTTTSTITTLIYITQSGDQPIKTPVPIFDNAANLAGSISLSSGVLLLILMLI from the coding sequence ACTTATAATAAAGAGAATTGTCCTTATCTTATGAAATTTGCTGATGAGTCACTGTCCTCAGTTTTAGGTTGGTCATTGGATAGACAAACACTTAGATTTGATCATGATTTGTACTTTTGTGGTACCAAACCGCCCTATTCCCTTTTAGCTGATCCATCGGGTTCTGCAAATTGCAGGAAATTAAACATCTTTAGGACAGTCTTAGAACCCAAagtagaaaaagaagaagaggaagaagaatacgatggtgaagaagatgacgacgatgaaTCTTTAACGGAATTTGAATCCTCGACTGACTTTCCAACAATGACTGACGAATCAACGGAAGTTGAGCCCTCAACTACAACTGAGTCTGCAATTTCAACAACCGAGACTTcaaaagatgaagaatcTTCAACAACAGTTGAGTCTACAACAACGCCAAAGACCACAACAACCACGTCAGCTGACTCtgtaacaacaacttctAAATCAAATGAGTCATTAACTACAACTGAATCAAATGAATCATCAACTACAACTGAATCAAAGGACTCCTCTACGACAACTGACGAGTCTACACCAGAATCATCCACTACTGAAACTGATAAGacagaaacaacaattgaagaacAAGAGGAAGAAAGTACCACATCTTCTCAATCTGAAGAAACCGAAGGACCATCAGGAGGAAATGTCGATTCCACAGTCGCAATGGTCATATCAGCAATGTTTCAAGGTGATAgagtttatttttattccGATGACAAATATATCACTCTTTTGAATGGTGATTTGGCaacatttaaaattgaCGATGGGTATTTACAAgttaacaataacaaatgGGTTAATGTTAATATTGAAAGATTATTAGAATTAGTTGATAATCAAGAAGATGCCACTCAAGGTTGgattattaatgatgaagGTATATTTTTGGTACAAGATGGATTTTATTCAGATAGTGTTAGCTTTAGTGCTTGTGGTCATGATTCAGGGTATCGAGTTTATTTAGGTGAGGAAAATGGTTGTGAAcctttaaatcaatttagaattatgaatattgaagaagatgaaattgatgaaactGAGACGACGGAATCTACTAAGACGACAGAAACTACTAAAACGACCGGTCCTGCTGAGACAACTGACCTGGCCGAATCGACTGATGATCTGAATGAGTCGAGtgcaccaccaccaactgAAGATCCTAGTGATATTCCAAgtgctactactactgatGAAGCCACTGTTGATCCATCTGATGAACAGTCTATTGCTCCAACTAGCGAGccaattgatgaatcaaCTGAATCTGAAGAGCCTAATGAGTCTGTAACAGTGACTGGTGATACCACCACAGATACTTCTGAACAAGGATTGACAACATTCACTACAGAGACCACCGCTACTGTTACTGATTGTGAGGATGGTGATGATTCATGTACACCAAGAACTACGATTCGTAGTACCGTTATCACCACCCATTGTCCAATCGTCACCAAGACTGAAGTTGAAACAATTGTTACTGATTTAACAATCACCCTTACTACATGTATTGATGAGACTATTTGCGAAGCTACaacttttgttgtttcaacTACTGTGGTTACTACTACCTTGACTACTCATCTGGTGGTTACAGAATATGTTCTGAGTGCTCATGAAGGTGATGGTTCCTCTACTATTGCTAATGAAGATAAACATAATGATGCTATTGTGACACCACAAGAAACCGTAGCTCCAGATACCAATAGTCCTGATGCAGATCAAGAACAACCTGATTCAGTGGAACCAGATAATGAAACCACTGATGCTCCAATAAATGTCGAAGATGATGCTACTGCTTTGATTTCCGATGAAGATACTACAACTTCAACAATCACAACTTTGATTTATATCACCCAATCAGGAGATCAACCAATTAAAACTCCTGTTccaatttttgataatgcTGCTAATTTGGCTGGTTCAATCTCTCTTTCCAGTGGTGTCTTACTATTGATTttaatgttgatttaa